A DNA window from Pseudomonas sp. B21-056 contains the following coding sequences:
- a CDS encoding excinuclease ABC subunit UvrA, giving the protein MPPRASLDSTPPQPERSGFVRVRGAREHNLKNIDVDIPRDALVVFTGVSGSGKSSLAFSTLYAEAQRRYFESVAPYARRLIDQVGVPDVGSIEGLPPAVALQQQRGTPSARSSVGSVTTLSSLIRMLYSRAGSYPADQPMLYAEDFSPNTPQGACAQCHGLGRVYEVTEDSMVPDPSLTIRERAVAAWPMAWQGQNLRDILVTLGYDVDIPWRDLPKKQRDWILFTEETPTVPVYAGLTPTQTRSALKRKLEPSYQGTFSGARRYLLHTFMHSQSAQMRKRVAQYMRASACPECAGKRLKREALTVTFAGLDIAELSQLSLLELADVLKGVTAPGYLEQPEESADVLTHRQTKEAREQRAARGDNPHAGGPDARHTPNLSLEKRLAAQRIAAELLERIVTLIDLGLGYLALERSTPTLSSGELQRLRLATQLNSQLFGVIYVLDEPSAGLHPADSEALFDALQRLKAAGNSVFVVEHDLDTMRRADWLIDVGPDAGEQGGQILYGGPPAGLAQVPESRTRAYLFAEQTLAARSPRTPGDWLRLEGITRNNLDNLSTAFPLGCFTAVTGISGSGKSSLVSQALLDLVGAHLGQASHDAEPDEASLEDEPEQASGGRVAGLDAVKRLVRVDQKPIGRTPRSNLATYTGLFDHVRKLFAATEQARELGFDAGRFSFNVAKGRCETCEGEGFVSVELLFMPSVYAPCPTCHGARYNPQTLTVNWQGLNIAQVLQLTVNQALEVFSGQAAPRRALQVLQDIGLGYLRLGQPATELSGGEAQRIKLATELQRKARGATLYVLDEPTNGLHPQDVDRLLVQLNRLVDDGHTVVVVEHDMRVVAQSDWVIDIGPGAGSQGGKVVVCGTPGQVAECVQSRTAGFLKGVLHA; this is encoded by the coding sequence ATGCCCCCACGCGCCAGCCTGGATAGCACTCCCCCACAACCCGAACGCAGCGGTTTCGTCCGGGTGCGTGGCGCCCGCGAGCACAACCTCAAGAACATCGATGTCGATATCCCGCGCGATGCCCTGGTGGTGTTTACCGGCGTATCGGGGTCCGGCAAGTCGTCGCTGGCCTTTTCCACGCTCTACGCCGAAGCCCAGCGTCGCTACTTCGAATCCGTCGCGCCGTATGCGCGGCGCCTGATCGACCAGGTGGGCGTGCCGGACGTGGGCAGCATCGAAGGACTGCCGCCGGCGGTGGCGTTGCAGCAGCAACGCGGTACCCCCAGTGCGCGATCTTCGGTGGGCAGCGTCACCACGTTGTCGAGCCTGATCCGCATGCTCTACTCCCGGGCCGGCAGCTACCCGGCCGACCAGCCCATGCTCTACGCCGAAGACTTCTCGCCCAATACGCCACAGGGCGCCTGTGCGCAATGCCATGGCCTGGGCCGGGTCTACGAAGTGACCGAGGACTCCATGGTGCCGGACCCTTCGCTGACCATCCGCGAGCGTGCCGTCGCGGCCTGGCCGATGGCCTGGCAGGGGCAGAACCTGCGGGACATCCTGGTGACCCTGGGCTATGACGTCGATATTCCCTGGCGCGACCTGCCGAAAAAGCAGCGCGACTGGATCCTCTTCACCGAAGAAACACCCACCGTCCCCGTGTATGCCGGGCTCACACCGACCCAGACCCGCAGCGCTCTCAAACGCAAACTCGAACCCAGTTACCAGGGCACCTTCAGTGGTGCCCGGCGCTACCTGCTGCACACGTTCATGCACTCGCAAAGCGCCCAGATGCGCAAACGCGTGGCGCAGTACATGCGCGCCAGTGCCTGCCCCGAATGCGCGGGTAAACGCCTCAAGCGCGAGGCGCTGACCGTAACCTTCGCCGGCCTGGACATCGCCGAACTGTCGCAGCTGTCCCTGCTGGAACTGGCCGATGTGCTCAAGGGCGTCACGGCCCCGGGTTATCTGGAGCAGCCCGAAGAGTCGGCCGACGTCCTCACCCACCGGCAGACCAAAGAGGCTCGCGAACAACGGGCCGCCAGAGGCGACAACCCCCACGCAGGTGGGCCGGACGCGCGCCATACGCCCAACCTGTCCCTGGAAAAGCGCCTGGCCGCCCAGCGCATTGCTGCCGAACTGCTGGAGCGGATCGTTACCCTGATCGACCTCGGCCTGGGCTACCTGGCCCTGGAGCGCAGCACCCCGACGCTGTCCTCCGGCGAGCTGCAACGCCTGCGCCTGGCGACCCAGCTCAACTCGCAATTGTTCGGGGTCATCTACGTACTGGACGAGCCTTCCGCCGGCCTGCACCCTGCCGATAGCGAAGCCCTGTTCGATGCGCTGCAACGCCTCAAGGCCGCGGGCAATTCGGTGTTCGTGGTCGAACACGACCTGGACACCATGCGTCGCGCCGACTGGCTCATCGACGTGGGCCCGGATGCAGGTGAACAGGGTGGCCAGATTCTCTACGGTGGCCCACCTGCCGGTCTCGCCCAGGTGCCGGAATCACGAACCCGCGCCTATCTCTTTGCCGAACAGACCCTTGCCGCACGCAGTCCTCGAACGCCGGGCGACTGGCTGCGCCTGGAAGGTATCACCCGCAACAATCTCGACAATCTGAGCACGGCCTTTCCCCTCGGCTGCTTCACTGCCGTGACCGGCATCTCCGGCTCCGGCAAATCCAGCCTGGTCAGCCAGGCCCTGTTGGACCTAGTGGGCGCTCACCTGGGCCAGGCCAGCCACGACGCAGAACCGGATGAGGCAAGCCTCGAAGACGAACCCGAACAAGCCAGCGGCGGACGCGTCGCCGGGCTGGACGCCGTCAAGCGCCTGGTCCGGGTGGACCAGAAACCCATCGGTCGCACGCCGCGCTCCAACCTCGCCACCTACACCGGATTGTTCGACCACGTGCGCAAGTTATTTGCCGCGACAGAGCAGGCCCGTGAACTGGGATTCGATGCCGGGCGGTTTTCTTTCAACGTCGCCAAAGGCCGCTGCGAAACCTGCGAAGGTGAAGGCTTCGTCAGTGTCGAGTTGTTGTTCATGCCCAGCGTGTATGCGCCCTGCCCGACCTGCCACGGCGCACGCTACAACCCGCAGACGCTGACAGTGAACTGGCAGGGATTGAACATCGCGCAAGTGTTGCAACTGACCGTCAACCAGGCGCTCGAGGTGTTTTCCGGGCAAGCGGCGCCAAGACGGGCATTGCAGGTCCTGCAGGACATCGGATTAGGCTATCTGCGCCTGGGCCAACCGGCCACGGAGCTGTCCGGTGGTGAGGCTCAGCGCATCAAGCTGGCAACGGAACTGCAACGCAAGGCCCGAGGGGCTACGTTATATGTGCTGGATGAACCCACCAACGGTTTGCATCCACAGGATGTGGATCGGCTGCTGGTGCAGTTGAATCGCCTGGTGGATGACGGTCACACGGTGGTTGTGGTGGAGCACGACATGCGGGTGGTGGCGCAAAGCGACTGGGTCATCGACATCGGTCCGGGCGCGGGTTCCCAGGGCGGGAAAGTGGTGGTGTGCGGGACGCCCGGCCAGGTGGCCGAGTGTGTGCAGAGTCGAACCGCAGGGTTCCTGAAAGGCGTGTTGCACGCCTGA
- a CDS encoding helix-turn-helix transcriptional regulator — MLKPISSHLFNLIQEVENNISGVSEEEYTEVLGWIFSKLGIEKFAYVHLEPTPSNSSRIAIYSNYPSEWVDTYRRNSLYKADPVMANTAITATPFFWNEIPEEIDNNAEIFDQSASYGIKQGYTVPIHEPGRAFGSLHLSSEENDPDFPTIIRANLFIIKSLSVIANQYRPMETAVESNLKLSPRESEFLRWLALGKNYKEIGLIMNITERTVKFHAKQMTEKMDCTNVKQAMIKAVQLNFV, encoded by the coding sequence ATGCTCAAGCCCATTTCAAGCCATCTGTTCAATTTGATCCAAGAGGTGGAGAACAACATCTCAGGCGTAAGCGAAGAGGAATATACCGAGGTACTCGGATGGATATTCTCCAAGCTGGGGATCGAAAAATTCGCCTACGTCCATCTGGAACCCACACCGTCCAACAGTTCCAGGATTGCCATCTACAGCAACTACCCCTCCGAATGGGTGGACACCTACCGCAGGAACTCACTCTACAAAGCAGATCCTGTCATGGCGAACACGGCCATCACCGCAACGCCTTTTTTCTGGAATGAAATACCGGAGGAAATCGACAACAACGCCGAGATATTCGACCAGTCGGCCTCCTACGGGATCAAACAAGGCTACACCGTTCCCATCCATGAGCCCGGTCGAGCATTCGGTTCCCTTCACCTGTCTTCCGAGGAGAATGATCCCGACTTCCCCACCATCATCCGTGCGAACCTGTTCATCATCAAGAGCCTCAGCGTCATCGCCAATCAATATCGACCCATGGAAACCGCCGTTGAAAGCAATTTGAAACTATCGCCCAGGGAGAGTGAGTTCCTGCGCTGGCTCGCGCTGGGGAAGAACTACAAGGAGATAGGCCTGATCATGAACATCACCGAACGAACGGTAAAGTTTCACGCCAAGCAGATGACCGAAAAAATGGATTGCACCAATGTCAAGCAAGCGATGATCAAAGCCGTACAGCTCAACTTCGTTTGA
- a CDS encoding efflux RND transporter periplasmic adaptor subunit, translating into MRKILLAFAVLGVVAILMTLRRGAEPVEAAPSVSSLSVEVVQARLQLWPQLLFANGALAPWQEAVINAETSGLRIASLEADVGSRVKKGQLLATLASDTVLAEESKQKALVAQAVANLEQARSNDRRARVVGQGGALSEQQREDYRIKVALAEADLAGARAELQSTRIRLRQTRIVAVDDGIVSARTALLGKVLSAGDELFRLVRDGRIEWQAELDARQLAQVQAGQVARLTLPGGQSLEGQVRLVSPTLSTKTSRALVYIALPTDSPAQAGMYASGQIELAPREALTVPDTAVILRDGRSYVFTLNDDLHVVQRPVVVGRRLHQAVEILSGLDDQAARIVRAGGAFLNDGASVTLVQSQVAQP; encoded by the coding sequence TTGCGTAAAATCCTGCTGGCATTCGCCGTGCTCGGGGTCGTGGCAATCCTGATGACGCTGCGCCGTGGCGCTGAGCCGGTCGAGGCAGCGCCCAGTGTCAGTAGCTTGAGCGTGGAGGTGGTCCAGGCCCGGCTCCAGCTCTGGCCGCAACTGCTGTTCGCCAACGGCGCACTTGCACCCTGGCAGGAAGCGGTCATCAATGCCGAGACCAGTGGCCTGCGCATCGCCAGCCTCGAAGCCGACGTAGGCAGTCGGGTAAAGAAGGGGCAGTTGCTGGCGACGCTGGCCTCTGACACCGTGCTCGCCGAGGAAAGCAAACAGAAGGCGCTGGTCGCCCAGGCGGTGGCCAACCTGGAACAGGCCAGGTCCAACGACCGCCGTGCCCGTGTCGTCGGCCAGGGCGGTGCCTTGTCGGAGCAGCAGCGCGAAGACTATCGCATCAAGGTGGCGCTGGCCGAGGCCGACCTGGCCGGGGCTCGGGCGGAATTGCAAAGCACCCGCATCAGGTTGCGGCAGACGCGTATCGTGGCGGTGGACGATGGCATCGTCTCCGCGCGCACGGCGCTGCTCGGCAAAGTGCTGTCCGCCGGCGACGAGCTGTTTCGCCTGGTGCGCGACGGTCGCATCGAATGGCAGGCCGAACTGGACGCCCGCCAGTTGGCCCAGGTCCAGGCCGGTCAGGTTGCCCGATTGACGTTGCCTGGCGGCCAAAGCCTGGAAGGGCAGGTACGGTTGGTATCGCCCACATTGAGTACCAAGACCAGCCGGGCACTGGTGTACATCGCCCTGCCCACCGACAGCCCAGCCCAGGCCGGCATGTATGCCAGCGGCCAGATCGAACTGGCCCCCCGCGAAGCGCTTACGGTACCGGACACGGCGGTGATCCTGCGTGACGGGCGCTCCTATGTGTTCACCCTCAACGACGACCTGCATGTGGTCCAGCGACCAGTGGTGGTGGGCAGGCGCCTGCATCAGGCGGTAGAGATCCTGAGCGGCCTGGATGATCAGGCGGCCCGTATCGTGCGTGCCGGCGGCGCCTTCCTCAATGACGGCGCGAGCGTGACCCTCGTGCAGTCCCAGGTCGCCCAGCCATGA
- a CDS encoding efflux RND transporter permease subunit → MNISALSIRYPVPAVMLFILLTLFGLLGFGKLAIQDFPDMDLPVVVVSASLEGAAPEQLETEVARKIEDKLTSLRLLKHVTTVITDGAVSISISFDIDKDGNEALNEVRNAVDSAMPQLPASLDTPSVSRLTTSASPLLTYVIDSDALDEEALSWFVDNELSKQLLSVLGVALISRIGGVDREVQVNLDPALMAGLGIRVADVAAQLRAMQKDNSGGQGNLGSGQQAVRTLGAIDDPAALGAIDIPSGDGRLLALNQLADIRDTHAERSSRAFRDGKPVIGFQITRSLGFSDIGVANDVRQRMTEFVQQHPNVHIDEASDTVKAVLANYHDSMNLLYEGMLLAVLVVWWFLRDWRATLIVATALPLSIIPTFGVMYLAGFTLNAVSLLALALVIGVLVDDAIVEIENIARHLRMGKTPLQAATEAADEIGLAVLATTATLVAVFLPTAFMGGVAGKLFRQFGVTASVALLFSLLVARVLTPMLAAYFLKAKNDTDHDGPLMTRYLGWIHASLSRRKTTMVLASLFFIGALALVPLLPTSFLPAQDVGRSRITLEMPPGTTLEQTTAMALQASERLSAMPQVRHVFISVGTASSSGGPADITGAGDAILTVDLVDRDQRDLKQVQVEAQMREALRTLPGVRINVGGDGSGEKLNIVLASDDGDLLERTASALEPQLRELHGIGNVTSSSALQRPEIQMRPDFARAAELGITSQEIADTLRMATYGEYSSQLGKINLSQRQVDVRVRMDSLLRDDLQSINQLRVTGRDGQVALSSLGDISMGSGPAQISRLDRLRNITLSIELNGRNLGEVMAEASQLPAMRNLPPEVKRVEQGELQLMTELFGSFSLAMAIGVFCIYSVLVLLFHDFLQPATILSALPLSLGGALVALLVCNFSFSLPSVIGLLMLMGIVTKNSILLVEYAIMARRDYGLGRYDALVDACHKRARPILMTTIAMGAGMLPTALGMGEDPSFRQPMAVVVMGGLLTSTLLSLLVVPVIFTYVDDVLEWLKRCTRRSTGEIMEGGNTRG, encoded by the coding sequence ATGAATATTTCAGCCTTGTCGATCCGCTACCCGGTCCCGGCGGTCATGTTGTTCATTCTGCTCACGCTCTTCGGCCTGTTGGGTTTTGGCAAGCTTGCCATCCAGGACTTCCCGGACATGGACTTGCCCGTGGTGGTGGTCAGCGCCTCGCTGGAGGGGGCGGCCCCCGAACAGCTGGAAACCGAGGTGGCGCGCAAGATCGAGGACAAGCTCACGTCCTTGCGCCTGCTCAAGCATGTGACCACGGTGATCACCGACGGCGCCGTCAGCATCAGCATCAGTTTCGACATCGACAAGGACGGCAACGAGGCGCTGAACGAAGTGCGCAATGCCGTCGACAGTGCCATGCCGCAGTTGCCGGCCAGCCTGGACACGCCCTCGGTGTCGCGGCTGACCACCAGCGCATCGCCGCTGCTGACCTACGTCATCGATTCCGACGCGTTGGACGAGGAAGCGTTGTCCTGGTTTGTCGATAATGAGTTGAGCAAACAGCTGTTGTCGGTGCTGGGCGTGGCTCTGATTTCGCGGATCGGCGGGGTTGATCGGGAAGTCCAGGTCAATCTCGATCCGGCCTTGATGGCCGGATTGGGTATCCGTGTCGCGGACGTCGCTGCGCAACTGCGGGCGATGCAGAAGGACAACTCCGGCGGCCAGGGCAACCTGGGCAGCGGCCAGCAGGCCGTGCGCACCCTGGGCGCCATCGACGATCCGGCTGCCCTCGGTGCCATCGATATTCCCAGCGGCGATGGGCGCCTGCTGGCGTTGAATCAACTGGCGGACATTCGCGACACCCACGCCGAGCGCAGCAGCCGGGCTTTTCGCGACGGCAAGCCGGTGATCGGTTTCCAGATCACCCGGTCTCTGGGGTTCTCCGACATCGGTGTGGCCAACGATGTGCGCCAGCGCATGACCGAGTTTGTGCAGCAGCATCCCAATGTGCACATCGACGAGGCCAGCGATACGGTCAAGGCCGTGCTCGCCAATTATCACGACTCGATGAACCTCTTGTACGAAGGTATGCTGCTGGCGGTGCTGGTGGTCTGGTGGTTTCTGCGGGACTGGCGCGCCACGTTGATCGTCGCCACGGCGTTGCCGTTGTCGATCATTCCCACCTTTGGCGTGATGTACCTGGCCGGGTTCACGCTCAACGCCGTCTCCCTGTTGGCCCTGGCCTTGGTCATCGGCGTGTTGGTGGACGATGCCATCGTCGAGATCGAGAACATTGCACGGCACTTGCGCATGGGCAAGACGCCGCTGCAGGCCGCCACCGAAGCCGCGGATGAAATCGGCCTGGCGGTGCTCGCCACGACGGCCACCCTGGTCGCGGTCTTCCTGCCCACGGCGTTCATGGGCGGGGTGGCTGGAAAACTGTTCCGCCAGTTTGGCGTGACCGCCTCGGTGGCGCTGCTGTTTTCATTATTGGTGGCGCGGGTACTGACCCCGATGCTGGCGGCCTATTTCCTCAAGGCAAAAAACGATACCGACCACGACGGCCCATTGATGACCCGCTATCTGGGCTGGATCCATGCCAGCCTGTCCCGGCGCAAAACCACGATGGTTCTGGCCAGCCTGTTTTTCATCGGTGCCCTGGCGCTGGTGCCGTTGTTGCCCACCAGTTTCCTGCCAGCCCAGGATGTTGGCCGCAGCCGGATCACCCTGGAGATGCCGCCCGGTACGACCCTGGAGCAAACCACCGCGATGGCGTTGCAGGCCAGCGAAAGGCTGAGTGCGATGCCGCAGGTCAGGCATGTGTTTATCTCCGTAGGGACGGCCAGCAGCTCGGGCGGGCCGGCCGACATAACCGGTGCCGGCGATGCCATCCTGACGGTCGATCTGGTGGATCGGGATCAGCGCGACCTCAAGCAGGTCCAAGTCGAAGCGCAGATGCGCGAGGCGCTGCGCACATTGCCCGGGGTACGTATCAATGTCGGGGGCGACGGCAGCGGTGAGAAACTCAATATCGTCCTGGCCAGCGACGACGGCGACCTGCTGGAGCGCACGGCCAGTGCCCTGGAACCGCAACTGCGTGAGTTGCACGGGATCGGTAATGTCACTTCCAGCAGCGCGCTGCAACGTCCGGAAATCCAGATGCGCCCGGACTTTGCCCGCGCGGCGGAGCTGGGCATCACCAGCCAGGAAATCGCCGATACCTTGCGCATGGCGACCTACGGCGAATACTCCTCGCAGTTGGGAAAAATCAATTTGTCCCAGCGCCAGGTGGATGTGCGGGTGCGCATGGATTCGCTGCTGCGCGATGATCTGCAGAGCATCAACCAGCTACGGGTCACGGGCCGCGACGGCCAGGTCGCGCTGTCCTCATTGGGGGACATCAGTATGGGCAGCGGGCCGGCGCAGATCAGCCGGCTCGATCGCTTGCGCAACATCACCCTGTCCATCGAACTCAACGGGCGCAATCTGGGTGAAGTCATGGCCGAGGCCAGCCAGTTACCGGCGATGCGCAATCTTCCACCTGAGGTAAAAAGGGTGGAGCAGGGCGAATTGCAACTGATGACTGAACTGTTCGGAAGCTTCAGCCTGGCCATGGCCATCGGGGTGTTCTGTATCTACTCGGTCCTGGTGCTGTTGTTTCACGATTTCCTGCAGCCGGCCACGATTCTTTCGGCGCTGCCACTCTCTCTGGGCGGTGCGCTGGTGGCCTTGTTGGTGTGCAATTTCAGCTTTTCCCTGCCTTCGGTCATCGGTTTGTTGATGTTGATGGGGATCGTGACCAAGAACTCCATTCTGTTGGTGGAGTACGCCATTATGGCTCGCCGCGATTATGGCCTGGGTCGATATGACGCGTTGGTAGACGCCTGCCACAAGCGTGCCCGTCCCATTCTGATGACCACCATCGCAATGGGCGCCGGCATGTTGCCAACTGCCCTGGGAATGGGTGAAGACCCCAGTTTCAGGCAACCGATGGCCGTGGTGGTCATGGGCGGCTTGCTGACTTCGACGCTGTTGAGCCTGTTGGTGGTGCCAGTGATTTTCACTTATGTCGACGATGTGCTGGAGTGGCTGAAGCGCTGCACGCGCCGGTCGACTGGAGAAATAATGGAGGGTGGGAATACGAGGGGGTAA
- a CDS encoding acyl-homoserine-lactone synthase — MNYSSCIHHFSGVSTRIESYSKIPPQTLQQILAIRKTAFIDRKKWDIESYQGTDYEWDEYDDPDATYIYAHENERVTGCVRLRPSSKPTLMSGALSFILPTDNIRPGLTYCWEATRFALSADKSSARELTLANMDVRTVALFLSMIKFAQLQNIDIYEIVVDTLMEKILKRSGWTIDRRNTALGSKGETIIYGTLPCTPDAYKEVLRKNAIQTITAYEQLLTANRSSDTSHKLFDIDRTATGRNIPAKKQMHTELHL; from the coding sequence ATGAACTACTCATCCTGTATTCATCATTTTTCCGGCGTATCTACCCGCATCGAATCTTACTCGAAAATCCCGCCCCAAACGCTGCAACAGATACTTGCCATTCGCAAAACCGCGTTCATCGACAGAAAGAAGTGGGACATTGAAAGTTATCAAGGCACCGATTACGAGTGGGATGAATATGACGATCCTGACGCGACCTATATTTATGCTCACGAAAATGAACGGGTCACCGGTTGCGTGCGACTACGTCCGTCCAGCAAACCGACGCTCATGAGTGGTGCTCTAAGCTTCATCCTCCCCACCGACAATATCAGGCCTGGTTTAACTTACTGTTGGGAAGCTACCCGATTCGCACTTTCGGCAGATAAATCTTCAGCAAGAGAACTCACCCTGGCCAACATGGACGTTCGCACGGTGGCACTTTTCCTGTCAATGATAAAGTTTGCACAACTGCAAAATATAGACATCTATGAAATTGTCGTTGACACCCTGATGGAAAAAATTCTTAAACGCTCCGGCTGGACCATTGACAGGCGCAACACAGCGCTGGGCTCAAAGGGAGAAACCATCATTTACGGCACACTGCCATGCACGCCTGATGCTTATAAAGAAGTGCTCAGAAAGAACGCCATTCAGACCATCACCGCCTACGAACAACTCCTTACGGCCAACCGTTCGTCAGACACATCCCATAAACTCTTTGATATCGACAGAACCGCCACCGGCCGAAACATTCCAGCAAAAAAACAAATGCACACTGAGTTGCATCTATAA
- a CDS encoding helix-turn-helix domain-containing protein, translating into MNLQRLFPHVGKVIASTGSRNFPRLLHDLILTELPVDATHITEQRIGSSHVSEPSTSSIGGVGMDSACIDAVMDAHTAKPFFLADDIFFEDSTPQKVPNFSRCLLNRAPSDNPLCHDTTSQLHLTTRKNGIRYVLSVYRSPFSKGFTAQEHALLKDFSCLLLPMVEEHVAALVPAEVNRQDACLQLEGPENGGMEALRQRFADRLALSGLSLSSRETEVCVGLLAGRTAPELAEQLNLKVNTVESYLKRAAIKMGIGGRRSLIRWMHSMDATPSGIEWSGIPAIRQAV; encoded by the coding sequence ATGAACCTACAACGACTATTCCCGCATGTTGGCAAAGTGATTGCCAGTACTGGAAGCCGCAACTTTCCCCGCTTGTTGCACGACTTGATACTCACCGAACTACCGGTCGATGCAACGCATATTACCGAGCAAAGGATAGGCTCGAGCCATGTTTCTGAACCCAGCACATCCAGCATAGGCGGCGTTGGCATGGACAGCGCCTGCATCGACGCAGTCATGGATGCTCATACCGCAAAGCCTTTTTTCCTGGCCGATGACATTTTTTTCGAGGATTCGACTCCGCAAAAGGTCCCCAATTTTTCTCGCTGCCTGCTCAATCGGGCCCCATCGGACAATCCCCTCTGCCACGACACAACCAGTCAGTTACATCTGACCACTCGTAAAAATGGTATTCGCTATGTCCTTTCCGTATACCGCTCACCCTTTTCCAAAGGATTTACCGCACAGGAACACGCCCTGCTGAAAGATTTTTCCTGCCTTCTATTGCCCATGGTCGAAGAACATGTTGCCGCCCTGGTGCCAGCGGAGGTCAATCGACAAGACGCTTGCCTCCAATTGGAGGGACCGGAAAACGGCGGGATGGAAGCATTACGCCAGAGATTTGCCGATCGCCTGGCTTTGTCCGGATTGAGCTTGTCCTCCCGTGAAACCGAAGTGTGTGTAGGTTTGCTGGCCGGACGCACGGCCCCTGAACTTGCCGAGCAACTCAACCTTAAAGTCAACACCGTCGAAAGTTATCTGAAACGTGCCGCGATAAAAATGGGTATTGGCGGACGCCGCTCGCTCATTCGCTGGATGCACTCGATGGATGCCACGCCCTCGGGCATCGAATGGAGCGGTATTCCCGCTATTCGCCAAGCCGTATAA
- a CDS encoding LysE family translocator, whose protein sequence is MSYIALSLMTVLLVPGPTNSLLLQTGINRGLNARSMRFVVAEWLAYVIQMTMWGVSIDLLMTDHSWVVIATKIFAVCFLFYISLKLWFSVKDHLPGSSVGINVPDLFVATLTNPKGLFFVSFVAPTGTFLSLNNYLSFMALFTVIIFPVGLVWIAVGAFCGRKLHSIVSGRFLSRAISLVIGLFACGMLFNIASQVVFA, encoded by the coding sequence ATGTCTTATATCGCGCTTTCATTGATGACTGTCCTGTTGGTTCCGGGGCCGACCAATTCATTGCTGCTGCAAACCGGAATAAATAGAGGGCTGAATGCTCGCTCCATGAGGTTTGTCGTGGCGGAATGGCTGGCTTATGTCATTCAGATGACGATGTGGGGGGTGTCTATCGATCTTTTGATGACCGATCACTCCTGGGTGGTCATTGCGACCAAGATTTTTGCAGTGTGTTTTTTGTTTTATATTTCTTTGAAGCTGTGGTTCTCGGTAAAGGATCATCTGCCCGGCAGCTCAGTGGGTATCAATGTGCCTGACCTTTTTGTCGCGACATTGACCAATCCGAAAGGGTTGTTTTTCGTTTCCTTCGTTGCACCGACCGGAACGTTTTTGTCGTTGAACAACTACTTGTCATTCATGGCGCTGTTTACGGTCATTATATTTCCGGTCGGGTTGGTCTGGATCGCGGTCGGGGCATTCTGTGGGCGTAAACTCCACAGCATTGTTTCCGGCCGCTTCTTGAGTCGGGCCATTTCGTTGGTGATTGGTTTGTTCGCATGCGGCATGCTTTTCAATATCGCGTCGCAGGTGGTATTCGCCTGA